One Onychostoma macrolepis isolate SWU-2019 chromosome 10, ASM1243209v1, whole genome shotgun sequence genomic region harbors:
- the LOC131548396 gene encoding caspase-7-like has product MMSCKFPLTANKRMKNRALIVSVENFYPGAGLNNRNGAKKDTRRLHKILSKLGFSVDIRMDIAADEIYEAFKAESKTTVKDCFVGVISSHGEEGVVFGADGCAVKLAEIYSYFGGPSMADKSKLFLIQACRGCELDGGVEVEADSSFSEEENGMSELFSIPIDTAVMYATSPGYGAFMHPLGSELIQTFCKLLEDEGGPDLEITRLLTRINYQVAYNFESRGKVLGGKKQMPCFVTRFTREAFPFRKTAAAEDLSLTFAAMQLIDEPNRSRKSSIS; this is encoded by the exons ATGATGTCTTGTAAATTTCCTTTGACAGCAAACAAGAGAATGAAGAACAGGGCGTTGATAGTGTCTGTGGAGAACTTCTATCCAGGTGCAGGTCTGAACAACAGGAACGGTGCGAAGAAAGACACCCGAAGACTTCACAAAATCCTCAGCAAGCTCGGCTTCTCCGTGGACATCAGAATGGACATCGCAGCAGATGAGATCTATGAAGCATTTAAAGCAG AGAGCAAGACGACGGTGAAAGACTGTTTTGTGGGTGTCATATCCAGTCATGGTGAGGAGGGTGTTGTGTTTGGCGCTGACGGATGTGCTGTGAAACTGGCCGAGATCTACAGCTACTTTGGAGGCCCGTCGATGGCAGACAAGAGCAAACTCTTTCTGATCCAG GCTTGCCGAGGGTGTGAATTGGATGGAGGTGTGGAGGTGGAGGCAGATTCTTCATTCTCAGAGGAAGAGAACGGCATGTCCGAGCTGTTTTCCATTCCTATTGACACAGCAGTCATGTACGCCACATCTCCAG GTTACGGTGCATTCATGCATCCTCTTGGCTCAGAGTTGATTCAAACCTTTTGTAAATTGCTAGAAGATGAAGGAGGTCCAGATCTGGAGATCACAAGACTCCTGACTCGAATAAACTACCAGGTGGCCTACAACTTTGAATCCAGAGGGAAAGTGTTGGGCGGCAAGAAGCAGATGCCGTGTTTTGTGACCCGCTTTACCAGAGAGGCTTTCCCGTTCAGAAAGACGGCAGCAGCTGAAGATTTGAGCTTGACGTTTGCAGCAATGCAGCTTATCGATGAACCCAACAGATCACGGAAGAGCTCCATCAGCTGA
- the dusp11 gene encoding RNA/RNP complex-1-interacting phosphatase isoform X1 produces MNYVRGVCGTRLLSVTWKWESYRECMALQRPSSCCEDMPAKKKNTVPDRWTDYTTVGKRIPGTRFIAFKVPLKQSFRYHLAQSEAFGPFDLVHLLEKEGQELGLIIDLTFTTRYYKVEDLPNTLYHLKIFTAGHEVPNDATILKFKKAVRHFLRDNENNDKLIGVHCTHGLNRTGYLICRYLIDVDGMNPQKAINLFNESRGHSIERQNYLDDLRTGPIRSNEGMEEPDQKPAQGLANEPRDDAPPPPHHHHHHHHQREQHNQNQFLPFHQNNSMTWFRPPEHQLFRPPLIPHPPQGVRPCFPNQSFSGFHFGHYRPPLPSYRFGETYHNPHEPPGGSTRPPGPHRKPRHRHRNGPFDRTPH; encoded by the exons ATGAATTACGTCAGAGGAGTGTGTGGTACTCGACTGTTGTCGGTAACGTGGAAGTGGGAGTCTTACAGAG AGTGTATGGCATTGCAAAGGCCAAGCAGCTGCTGTGAAGACATGcctgcaaaaaagaaaaacaccgTTCCTGACAG ATGGACAGACTATACAACGGTGGGTAAACGAATCCCTGGAACTCGCTTCATCGCTTTTAAAGTTCCCTTAAAACAG TCTTTCAGATATCATTTAGCGCAATCAGAAGCCTTTGGACCGTTTGATCTTGTGCATTTGTTGGAGAAGGAAGGACAAGAACTGGGTCTCATCATTGATCTGACCTTCACAACTCGCTACTACAAAGTAGAG GATTTGCCAAACACATTGTACCACCTGAAGATCTTCACAGCAGGGCATGAAGTGCCAAACGATGCCACGATTCTCAAATTCAAGAAGGCCGTCAGACATTTTCTGCGTGATAATGAAAACAACG ATAAGCTGATTGGTGTTCATTGCACGCATGGTTTGAATCGCACCGGCTATTTAATATGTCG ATACCTAATCGATGTTGATGGGATGAACCCCCAAAAAGCGATTAATT TATTCAATGAATCAAGGGGACACTCAATTGAGAGGCAGAATTATCTTGATGACCTGAGGACAGGGCCCATAAGAAG TAATGAGGGCATGGAGGAACCAGACCAAAAACCCGCCCAGGGACTTGCAAACGAGCCACGAGATGATGCTCCACCtcctcctcatcatcatcatcatcatcatcatcaaaggGAACAGCATAACCAGAATCAGTTTTT ACCGTTTCACCAGAACAACAGCATGACTTGGTTTAGGCCACCTGAGCACCAGCTCTTCCGTCCGCCCTTGATTCCTCATCCACCTCAGGGTGTGAGACCCTGTTTTCCAAACCAGTCCTTCAGTGGATTCCACTTCGGACATTATCGACCTCCACTTCCCTCCTACAGGTTTGGTGAGACATACCACAATCCACACGAGCCTCCAGGGGGATCCACGAGACCTCCAGGGCCTCACCGAAAACCTCGACATAGACACAGGAATGGTCCGTTTGATAGGACTCCTCACTGA
- the dusp11 gene encoding RNA/RNP complex-1-interacting phosphatase isoform X2 → MALQRPSSCCEDMPAKKKNTVPDRWTDYTTVGKRIPGTRFIAFKVPLKQSFRYHLAQSEAFGPFDLVHLLEKEGQELGLIIDLTFTTRYYKVEDLPNTLYHLKIFTAGHEVPNDATILKFKKAVRHFLRDNENNDKLIGVHCTHGLNRTGYLICRYLIDVDGMNPQKAINLFNESRGHSIERQNYLDDLRTGPIRSNEGMEEPDQKPAQGLANEPRDDAPPPPHHHHHHHHQREQHNQNQFLPFHQNNSMTWFRPPEHQLFRPPLIPHPPQGVRPCFPNQSFSGFHFGHYRPPLPSYRFGETYHNPHEPPGGSTRPPGPHRKPRHRHRNGPFDRTPH, encoded by the exons ATGGCATTGCAAAGGCCAAGCAGCTGCTGTGAAGACATGcctgcaaaaaagaaaaacaccgTTCCTGACAG ATGGACAGACTATACAACGGTGGGTAAACGAATCCCTGGAACTCGCTTCATCGCTTTTAAAGTTCCCTTAAAACAG TCTTTCAGATATCATTTAGCGCAATCAGAAGCCTTTGGACCGTTTGATCTTGTGCATTTGTTGGAGAAGGAAGGACAAGAACTGGGTCTCATCATTGATCTGACCTTCACAACTCGCTACTACAAAGTAGAG GATTTGCCAAACACATTGTACCACCTGAAGATCTTCACAGCAGGGCATGAAGTGCCAAACGATGCCACGATTCTCAAATTCAAGAAGGCCGTCAGACATTTTCTGCGTGATAATGAAAACAACG ATAAGCTGATTGGTGTTCATTGCACGCATGGTTTGAATCGCACCGGCTATTTAATATGTCG ATACCTAATCGATGTTGATGGGATGAACCCCCAAAAAGCGATTAATT TATTCAATGAATCAAGGGGACACTCAATTGAGAGGCAGAATTATCTTGATGACCTGAGGACAGGGCCCATAAGAAG TAATGAGGGCATGGAGGAACCAGACCAAAAACCCGCCCAGGGACTTGCAAACGAGCCACGAGATGATGCTCCACCtcctcctcatcatcatcatcatcatcatcatcaaaggGAACAGCATAACCAGAATCAGTTTTT ACCGTTTCACCAGAACAACAGCATGACTTGGTTTAGGCCACCTGAGCACCAGCTCTTCCGTCCGCCCTTGATTCCTCATCCACCTCAGGGTGTGAGACCCTGTTTTCCAAACCAGTCCTTCAGTGGATTCCACTTCGGACATTATCGACCTCCACTTCCCTCCTACAGGTTTGGTGAGACATACCACAATCCACACGAGCCTCCAGGGGGATCCACGAGACCTCCAGGGCCTCACCGAAAACCTCGACATAGACACAGGAATGGTCCGTTTGATAGGACTCCTCACTGA
- the LOC131548486 gene encoding caspase-7-like isoform X2: MSFCNFPYTADKTVKNRALIVSVENFFSDKQLNKRNGVKRDNRRLHKILSKLGFSVDIRMDINADEIYKAFKAESKTTVKDCFVGVISSHGEEGVVFGADGCAVKLAEIYSYFGGPSMADKSKLFLIQACRGCELDGGVEVEADSSFSEEENGMSELFSIPIDTAVMYATSPEDEGGPDLEITRLLTRINYQVAYNFESRGKVLGGKKQMPCFVTRFTREVFPFRKTAAAEDLSLTFAAMQLIDEPNRSRKSSIS, from the exons ATGTCTTTTTGTAATTTTCCTTACACAGCTGACAAGACTGTGAAGAACAGGGCTTTGATAGTGTCTGTGGAGAACTTCTTTTCAGATAAACAGCTGAACAAGAGAAATGGTGTGAAGAGAGACAATCGACGACTTCACAAAATCCTCAGCAAGCTTGGATTCTCTGTGGACATCAGAATGGACATTAATGCAGATGAGATCTATAAAGCATTTAAAGCAG AGAGCAAGACGACGGTGAAAGACTGTTTTGTGGGTGTCATATCCAGTCATGGTGAGGAGGGTGTTGTGTTTGGCGCTGACGGATGTGCTGTGAAACTGGCCGAGATCTACAGCTACTTTGGAGGCCCGTCGATGGCAGACAAGAGCAAACTCTTTCTGATCCAG GCTTGCCGAGGGTGTGAATTGGATGGAGGTGTGGAGGTGGAGGCAGATTCTTCATTCTCAGAGGAAGAGAACGGCATGTCCGAGCTGTTTTCCATTCCTATTGACACAGCAGTCATGTACGCCACATCTCCAG AAGATGAAGGAGGTCCAGATCTGGAGATCACAAGACTCCTGACTCGAATAAACTACCAGGTGGCCTACAACTTTGAATCCAGAGGGAAAGTGTTGGGCGGCAAGAAGCAGATGCCGTGTTTTGTGACCCGCTTTACCAGAGAGGTTTTCCCGTTCAGAAAGACGGCAGCAGCTGAAGATTTGAGCTTGACGTTTGCAGCAATGCAGCTTATCGATGAACCCAACAGATCACGGAAGAGCTCCATCAGCTGA
- the LOC131548486 gene encoding caspase-7-like isoform X1 — protein sequence MSFCNFPYTADKTVKNRALIVSVENFFSDKQLNKRNGVKRDNRRLHKILSKLGFSVDIRMDINADEIYKAFKAESKTTVKDCFVGVISSHGEEGVVFGADGCAVKLAEIYSYFGGPSMADKSKLFLIQACRGCELDGGVEVEADSSFSEEENGMSELFSIPIDTAVMYATSPGYGAFMHPLGSELIQTFCKLLEDEGGPDLEITRLLTRINYQVAYNFESRGKVLGGKKQMPCFVTRFTREVFPFRKTAAAEDLSLTFAAMQLIDEPNRSRKSSIS from the exons ATGTCTTTTTGTAATTTTCCTTACACAGCTGACAAGACTGTGAAGAACAGGGCTTTGATAGTGTCTGTGGAGAACTTCTTTTCAGATAAACAGCTGAACAAGAGAAATGGTGTGAAGAGAGACAATCGACGACTTCACAAAATCCTCAGCAAGCTTGGATTCTCTGTGGACATCAGAATGGACATTAATGCAGATGAGATCTATAAAGCATTTAAAGCAG AGAGCAAGACGACGGTGAAAGACTGTTTTGTGGGTGTCATATCCAGTCATGGTGAGGAGGGTGTTGTGTTTGGCGCTGACGGATGTGCTGTGAAACTGGCCGAGATCTACAGCTACTTTGGAGGCCCGTCGATGGCAGACAAGAGCAAACTCTTTCTGATCCAG GCTTGCCGAGGGTGTGAATTGGATGGAGGTGTGGAGGTGGAGGCAGATTCTTCATTCTCAGAGGAAGAGAACGGCATGTCCGAGCTGTTTTCCATTCCTATTGACACAGCAGTCATGTACGCCACATCTCCAG GTTACGGTGCATTCATGCATCCTCTTGGCTCAGAGTTGATTCAAACCTTTTGTAAATTGCTAGAAGATGAAGGAGGTCCAGATCTGGAGATCACAAGACTCCTGACTCGAATAAACTACCAGGTGGCCTACAACTTTGAATCCAGAGGGAAAGTGTTGGGCGGCAAGAAGCAGATGCCGTGTTTTGTGACCCGCTTTACCAGAGAGGTTTTCCCGTTCAGAAAGACGGCAGCAGCTGAAGATTTGAGCTTGACGTTTGCAGCAATGCAGCTTATCGATGAACCCAACAGATCACGGAAGAGCTCCATCAGCTGA